Proteins from a single region of Hymenobacter aquaticus:
- a CDS encoding DUF885 domain-containing protein has translation MSYSTFFMTNTSTPRLLAVAAGCATALWLGSCGPEQHAGTADVPTPDSNFERFKTQFIDSLWYYNPEWASSQGYHRYDSLLVVPNAGRRQTEAAAQTRVRQQLATFPVAELSVNNQTDFRLIENYLNSSRWYADTLRDWQWNPANYNLGGSVAEILNGRYQPLDRRLRSISLKISRAADYYAAAEDNIQNPTREHTELAIRQNKGALEVFGPALLDSLGRSGLSAREKKDFQDRVATTRLVLQNYIAFLQNEVLPAGKFRSFRLGKALYDRKFSYDIQSTYSADQVYRKALAHKQELLRDMKTRAARLWPKYFAGQPLPTDSLAAVKQVIARLSDKHATPAGFVAAVKAQIPTLVRFVNDQKLLTQDPTKPLVVRETPLYMRGSGAGASVSAPGPYDKAADTYYNVEPLDGQPAAASESYLREYNDYTLQILNIHEAIPGHYTQLVYANRSPSLIKSIFGNGAMIEGWAVYAERMMLESGYGGNTDEIWLIWDKWNMRVTINAIIDHEIQVDNASEASIVSQLMRDGFQEKSEATNKWLRATLSQVQLASYFTGYTEIYDLRQELKKEQGSQFNLKAFNEQFLSYGSAPVRYIRNMMLKKA, from the coding sequence TTGTCCTACTCTACTTTCTTCATGACCAACACCTCTACCCCCCGGCTGCTGGCAGTAGCGGCGGGCTGCGCTACGGCCCTGTGGCTGGGCAGCTGCGGCCCCGAGCAGCACGCCGGCACGGCCGACGTACCCACGCCCGACAGCAACTTCGAGCGGTTCAAAACCCAGTTTATCGACTCGCTCTGGTACTACAACCCCGAGTGGGCCAGCAGCCAGGGCTACCACCGCTACGACTCGCTGCTGGTGGTGCCCAACGCCGGCCGCCGCCAGACCGAAGCTGCCGCCCAGACCCGGGTGCGCCAGCAGCTGGCCACGTTTCCGGTGGCCGAGCTGTCGGTGAACAACCAGACCGACTTCCGGCTGATTGAAAACTACCTGAACAGCTCCCGCTGGTACGCCGACACCCTGCGCGACTGGCAGTGGAACCCGGCCAACTACAACCTGGGCGGGTCGGTGGCCGAGATTCTGAATGGCCGCTACCAGCCCCTGGACCGCCGTCTGCGCAGTATTTCCCTGAAAATATCCCGCGCGGCCGACTACTACGCCGCCGCCGAGGACAACATCCAAAACCCCACCCGGGAGCACACCGAGCTGGCCATCCGGCAGAACAAAGGCGCCCTGGAGGTGTTTGGCCCGGCACTGCTCGACTCGCTCGGCCGCTCGGGCCTTTCGGCGCGGGAGAAAAAGGACTTCCAGGACCGGGTAGCCACCACCAGGCTGGTGCTGCAGAACTACATTGCCTTTCTGCAGAACGAGGTGCTGCCGGCCGGTAAGTTCCGCAGCTTCCGCCTGGGCAAAGCCCTCTACGACCGGAAGTTCTCCTACGACATTCAGAGCACGTACTCCGCCGACCAGGTGTACCGCAAGGCCCTGGCCCACAAGCAGGAGCTGCTGCGCGACATGAAAACCCGCGCCGCCCGCCTCTGGCCCAAGTACTTTGCCGGCCAGCCCCTGCCCACCGACTCGCTGGCGGCCGTAAAGCAGGTCATTGCCCGGCTCTCGGATAAGCACGCCACCCCGGCCGGCTTCGTGGCGGCCGTGAAGGCCCAGATTCCGACCCTGGTCAGGTTCGTGAACGACCAGAAGCTGCTAACCCAGGACCCGACCAAGCCGCTGGTGGTGCGCGAAACCCCGCTCTACATGCGCGGCAGCGGGGCCGGGGCCTCCGTGTCGGCGCCCGGGCCCTACGACAAGGCGGCCGACACCTACTACAACGTGGAGCCGCTCGACGGGCAGCCGGCCGCGGCATCGGAAAGCTACCTGCGCGAGTACAACGACTACACGCTCCAGATTCTGAACATTCACGAGGCCATTCCGGGCCACTACACCCAGCTGGTGTACGCCAACCGCTCACCCTCGCTCATCAAGTCCATCTTCGGTAATGGGGCCATGATTGAGGGCTGGGCCGTGTACGCCGAGCGCATGATGCTGGAAAGCGGCTACGGCGGCAACACCGACGAGATATGGTTAATTTGGGATAAATGGAATATGCGCGTGACCATCAACGCCATCATCGACCACGAAATCCAGGTTGATAACGCCTCCGAGGCCAGCATCGTGAGCCAGCTGATGCGCGACGGGTTCCAGGAGAAGTCGGAAGCTACCAACAAGTGGCTGCGGGCCACCCTGAGCCAGGTGCAGCTGGCCAGCTACTTCACCGGCTACACCGAAATCTACGACCTGCGCCAGGAGCTGAAAAAGGAGCAGGGTAGCCAGTTCAACCTGAAGGCCTTCAACGAGCAGTTTCTCAGCTACGGCAGCGCCCCGGTGCGCTACATCCGGAACATGATGCTGAAAAAAGCGTAA